From Caldibacillus debilis DSM 16016, a single genomic window includes:
- the scpB gene encoding SMC-Scp complex subunit ScpB, protein MDIVNWKGIMESLLFASGDEGLSVKELAKIMDIDEWKAREILEDLRKDYEEDPNRGIALIEVAGSFKLATKKENAVYLKRMVETPSSTSLSQAALETLTIIAYKQPITRAEIEEIRGVKTERPLQTLLAKGLIQEVGRKEGAGRPILYGTTEEFLDYFGLKDLKELPPLPDEGDVAPDEEDLFALRFEED, encoded by the coding sequence ATGGACATCGTGAACTGGAAAGGAATCATGGAAAGCTTGCTCTTCGCCAGCGGGGATGAAGGACTTTCGGTAAAAGAACTCGCGAAAATCATGGATATCGACGAATGGAAGGCCCGGGAAATCCTTGAGGACCTGCGGAAGGATTACGAAGAAGATCCGAACCGGGGCATCGCCCTGATCGAAGTGGCCGGAAGTTTTAAACTGGCCACGAAAAAAGAGAACGCCGTTTATTTGAAAAGGATGGTGGAAACTCCTTCATCCACGTCACTGTCCCAGGCGGCCCTGGAGACGTTGACGATCATCGCCTATAAACAGCCGATCACCCGGGCGGAAATCGAGGAGATCCGCGGGGTGAAAACGGAAAGGCCGCTACAGACCCTCTTGGCGAAGGGCTTAATTCAGGAAGTCGGGCGGAAGGAGGGGGCCGGACGTCCCATCTTATACGGGACGACGGAGGAATTTCTCGATTATTTCGGATTAAAGGATTTAAAAGAACTGCCCCCCCTGCCCGATGAAGGGGATGTCGCCCCGGATGAGGAGGATTTGTTCGCCCTCCGTTTCGAAGAAGATTGA
- a CDS encoding D-alanyl-D-alanine carboxypeptidase family protein — MAFPGLRYLLLLLLFFFAGSLLPDEARAARAIDDSDIRSPCAVIIDQKTGRIFFEKNAHEKRPIASITKIMTAILAIESGKLDEWAPVSGRAVHTEGSSIYLKEGEKVRLIDLVYGLMLRSGNDAAVAIAEHVGGSVEGFVYMMNEKAALLGMADTHFANPHGLDEKNHYSTAYDMALLMKYAMENETFRKISGTKVYLAESRGKEEYRVFRNKNRLLTELYPNATGGKTGYTKQAKRTLVSSAEKNGLDLIAVTLNSPSQDDWQDHITLYERVFDSYRMTNILPEGTIKAVRLPFYKNRVYLAEGFAYPLAKEERRSVSVRYRMLKPKREWGKRGGDAPPIVGKAEIYLNGEKIRTMPIYLKAKKDEGNFFQRFQRIFARIAGVSGHD; from the coding sequence ATGGCTTTTCCGGGATTGCGCTATTTGCTCCTCCTTCTTCTTTTTTTCTTCGCCGGTTCCCTTCTTCCGGACGAAGCGCGGGCCGCGCGGGCGATCGACGATTCCGACATCCGGTCCCCCTGTGCCGTGATCATCGACCAAAAGACGGGGCGCATTTTTTTTGAAAAAAACGCCCATGAAAAAAGGCCGATCGCCAGCATCACGAAGATCATGACGGCCATCCTCGCGATCGAATCGGGAAAACTGGACGAGTGGGCGCCCGTAAGCGGACGGGCGGTCCATACGGAAGGCTCCTCCATTTATTTAAAGGAAGGGGAAAAGGTGCGCCTCATCGATCTCGTCTACGGCTTGATGCTCCGCTCCGGGAACGATGCGGCCGTAGCCATCGCCGAGCATGTCGGCGGGAGCGTCGAGGGCTTCGTTTATATGATGAATGAGAAGGCGGCCCTTCTGGGAATGGCGGATACCCATTTTGCCAACCCCCATGGACTCGATGAGAAAAATCATTATTCGACGGCTTACGATATGGCCCTTTTGATGAAGTACGCCATGGAAAACGAAACCTTCCGCAAAATTTCCGGGACGAAGGTCTATCTGGCGGAAAGCCGCGGGAAGGAGGAGTACCGGGTGTTCCGGAACAAAAACCGCCTGTTGACGGAACTCTACCCGAATGCCACCGGAGGGAAGACCGGCTATACGAAACAGGCGAAACGGACGCTGGTCTCCAGCGCGGAGAAAAACGGGCTCGATCTGATCGCCGTTACCTTGAATTCCCCTTCCCAAGACGACTGGCAAGATCACATCACCCTTTATGAGCGGGTGTTTGATTCCTACCGGATGACGAACATCCTTCCGGAGGGCACCATAAAGGCGGTCCGGCTCCCTTTTTACAAGAACCGCGTCTACCTTGCGGAAGGATTCGCCTATCCGCTGGCGAAGGAAGAAAGGCGTTCGGTCAGCGTCCGCTACCGGATGCTGAAACCGAAAAGGGAATGGGGAAAAAGGGGCGGGGATGCCCCTCCGATCGTCGGGAAGGCGGAAATTTATTTGAATGGGGAAAAGATTCGCACCATGCCGATCTATCTGAAAGCAAAAAAGGATGAAGGGAATTTTTTTCAGCGTTTCCAGCGCATATTCGCCAGGATTGCCGGGGTCAGCGGACATGATTAA
- a CDS encoding nucleoside recognition domain-containing protein encodes MINLIWVALTVIGLLFAAMNGKMEEVNGAILKGAQEAVTLCIGLISVLVFWLGLMRIAQESGLLQSLTGLFRPLAKRLFPEVPEGHPAMGYILSNMIANMFGLGNAATPMGIKAMEELQKLNEDKKTASRSMVTFLALNTSGLTLVPTMVLSIRMSYRSSSPAEIVIPTFLTTVCATIAAILIDRYFYFRRQRRKK; translated from the coding sequence ATGATTAATCTCATATGGGTCGCACTGACCGTGATCGGTCTGTTGTTTGCCGCGATGAACGGGAAAATGGAAGAAGTGAACGGAGCGATTTTGAAAGGCGCCCAGGAAGCGGTCACGTTATGCATCGGGCTGATCAGCGTCCTCGTATTTTGGCTCGGCCTGATGCGGATCGCCCAGGAATCCGGTTTATTGCAGTCCCTGACCGGGCTTTTCCGCCCGCTGGCGAAGCGGCTGTTTCCCGAGGTTCCCGAGGGCCATCCGGCGATGGGATATATCCTTTCCAACATGATCGCCAACATGTTCGGGCTCGGCAACGCCGCGACGCCCATGGGCATCAAGGCGATGGAAGAGCTGCAAAAATTGAACGAGGACAAGAAAACGGCAAGCCGTTCGATGGTCACTTTCCTGGCCCTCAACACTTCCGGCTTGACCCTCGTGCCGACGATGGTATTGTCGATCCGCATGAGCTACCGGTCTTCGTCTCCGGCGGAAATTGTCATCCCCACCTTCTTGACGACGGTTTGCGCGACAATTGCCGCCATCCTCATTGACAGGTATTTTTACTTCCGCAGACAACGAAGAAAAAAATAG
- a CDS encoding spore maturation protein → MEFLSLVSMWIVPATIGLILLHGTWKKVPTYESFVEGGKEGIRIAVSIIPFLVGMLVSISIFRASGAMEFFVESCKPFFSAFGIPAEVLPQALLRPVSGTAALAIMSDLIATYGPDSFIGRLASVIQGSTDTTFYVLTVYFGAVGIKKMGDALKVGLLADAVGIFASILIVILFFGTG, encoded by the coding sequence ATGGAATTTTTGTCTCTCGTCTCGATGTGGATCGTTCCCGCAACGATCGGCTTGATCCTGCTTCACGGCACCTGGAAAAAGGTGCCTACCTATGAGTCCTTTGTAGAGGGGGGGAAGGAAGGGATCCGGATCGCCGTATCGATCATCCCCTTTTTGGTCGGCATGCTCGTCTCCATTTCCATTTTCCGGGCATCGGGGGCCATGGAGTTTTTTGTGGAAAGCTGCAAGCCTTTCTTCTCGGCCTTCGGCATCCCGGCGGAGGTATTGCCCCAGGCCCTCTTGCGCCCCGTTTCCGGCACGGCGGCCCTGGCGATCATGAGCGACCTCATCGCCACCTACGGTCCGGATTCCTTCATCGGCCGCCTGGCCTCAGTCATCCAGGGGAGCACCGATACGACCTTTTATGTGCTGACCGTCTATTTCGGAGCGGTCGGGATCAAAAAGATGGGCGATGCGCTGAAGGTGGGCCTGCTTGCGGACGCCGTCGGCATTTTCGCCAGCATCCTCATCGTCATCCTCTTTTTCGGAACGGGTTGA
- a CDS encoding pseudouridine synthase, with product MERLQKVIARAGIASRRKAEQLITDGKVKVNGEVVRTLGVKVSEEDKIEVNGIPLEREEPVYYLLYKPRGVISSVSDDKGRKTVVDLILENDKRIFPVGRLDYDTSGLLLLTNDGEWANLLMHPRYQIEKTYIAKVKGIPSRAALRDLERGVILEDGPTAPAKAKLVSGNREKNTAIVELTIHEGRNRQVKRMFEKIGHPVVKLKRERFAFLTLDGLNAGDYRPLTPHEVKKLRVLALTGEY from the coding sequence TTGGAAAGGCTGCAAAAAGTCATCGCCCGTGCCGGAATCGCTTCGCGACGAAAGGCCGAGCAGCTGATCACGGACGGAAAAGTGAAAGTGAACGGAGAAGTCGTGCGGACCTTGGGCGTCAAGGTTTCCGAAGAGGATAAAATCGAAGTGAACGGGATCCCGCTGGAAAGGGAAGAACCGGTTTACTATCTGCTTTACAAGCCGCGGGGAGTGATCTCTTCCGTCAGCGACGACAAGGGAAGAAAAACGGTGGTCGATCTCATTTTGGAAAACGACAAGCGGATTTTTCCCGTGGGAAGGCTGGATTACGATACATCGGGGCTTTTGTTGCTGACCAATGACGGCGAATGGGCAAACCTTTTGATGCACCCGCGCTATCAGATTGAAAAGACTTACATCGCCAAAGTGAAGGGGATACCGTCCCGCGCGGCGTTAAGGGATTTGGAAAGGGGAGTCATCCTCGAAGACGGGCCGACCGCTCCCGCCAAAGCGAAGCTTGTGTCGGGCAACCGGGAAAAAAATACGGCCATTGTCGAACTGACCATCCACGAAGGAAGGAACCGGCAGGTCAAGAGGATGTTCGAGAAAATCGGCCACCCGGTCGTCAAATTGAAACGGGAAAGATTTGCCTTTCTGACCTTGGACGGGTTAAACGCCGGCGATTACCGCCCCCTCACCCCTCACGAAGTGAAGAAGCTGCGGGTCCTTGCCTTGACGGGGGAATATTGA
- the resA gene encoding thiol-disulfide oxidoreductase ResA has translation MTLTKKKRFVIRSVILALLALAVAYTLYANLKGDRDLVREGDPAPDFVLKDLNGNSYRLSDYRGKGVFLNFWGTYCKPCKKEMPYIDRAYRKYKDRGVEVIAVNVGETDMTIQNFVDKYGLSFPVVVDREGEVQDAYDIFPLPATFLIDADGKIVKYYEGELTEDLVEQFMERVKP, from the coding sequence ATGACATTGACAAAAAAGAAACGATTTGTGATCCGTTCCGTTATTTTGGCCCTGTTGGCGCTGGCGGTTGCTTATACATTGTACGCGAATTTAAAAGGGGACAGGGACCTGGTGCGGGAAGGGGATCCCGCCCCGGACTTCGTGTTGAAGGACTTGAACGGGAACAGCTACCGCTTGTCCGATTACCGGGGAAAAGGGGTTTTTCTCAATTTTTGGGGCACCTACTGCAAGCCCTGCAAAAAGGAGATGCCTTATATCGACCGGGCCTATCGGAAGTATAAGGACCGGGGGGTCGAGGTGATCGCCGTCAACGTAGGCGAGACGGACATGACCATCCAAAACTTTGTCGACAAATACGGCTTGTCCTTTCCCGTAGTCGTCGATCGGGAAGGGGAAGTTCAGGACGCCTACGATATTTTTCCGCTTCCGGCCACTTTCCTCATTGACGCGGACGGGAAAATCGTTAAATACTATGAAGGGGAATTAACGGAGGATTTGGTTGAGCAATTTATGGAAAGAGTAAAACCGTAA
- the resB gene encoding cytochrome c biogenesis protein ResB, with the protein MNQVKCECGHVNPPGTILCESCGKILVESEEKKKVLDMRYEGTARRSQTYNRTLVDKIWNFFSSVKVAVAIIVVTLIASAIGTFLPQKSTLPLSVSVKEYYESEYGFVGRLFYALGFHNLYGSWWYMLLIALIGVSLVICSLDRVVPLYKALKKQRVTRHAGFLKRQRLFSSGGDIKELDAHYELLKERLRKRHYKVLEENGNLMAEKGRFSRWGPYVNHLGLIIFLIGVMLRFVPGMYVDESLTIKEGETKAIPGTNKQYYLKNHAFIVETYDPEKDKAFEKTLKERGPIVKNYQTNVTLYKAESPAVAGEQPKLEKVKDYQIRVNQPLKFDHYSVYQSGFLLNEISAMTFALADKKTGKEFGTFRVDLERPQKKYDLQEGYSVEILSYFPDFVMGEDGEPTSKSQKPNNPAFVFKMVAPDKPDGEISFVAIQQNLEPDGNNQYQIKFKSVETVNYSGLTVRKDHTLWILAVGGLIFMIGVIQGSYWNHRRIWIQRVNSEVWISAHTNKNWFSLQKEIARILEGIRLPVPQDQLKDGNKRNLEGVLDGTVEQ; encoded by the coding sequence ATGAATCAGGTGAAATGCGAATGCGGCCACGTGAATCCGCCGGGAACGATCCTGTGCGAATCGTGCGGGAAGATCCTCGTCGAGTCGGAAGAGAAAAAGAAAGTCCTGGATATGCGCTACGAAGGCACGGCAAGAAGGTCGCAAACCTACAACCGGACGTTGGTGGACAAAATCTGGAATTTTTTCTCCTCCGTGAAGGTCGCCGTGGCCATCATCGTCGTGACGCTGATCGCTTCTGCCATCGGGACGTTTTTGCCCCAGAAGTCGACGCTTCCTCTTTCCGTATCGGTGAAAGAATATTATGAAAGCGAATACGGATTCGTCGGCCGCTTGTTTTACGCCCTGGGGTTCCACAACCTGTACGGCTCCTGGTGGTATATGCTGTTGATCGCCCTGATCGGGGTGTCCCTCGTCATTTGCAGCTTGGACAGGGTTGTCCCCCTGTACAAGGCGTTGAAAAAACAGCGGGTCACCCGCCATGCGGGGTTTTTGAAGCGGCAACGGCTGTTTTCCTCCGGCGGGGACATCAAGGAACTGGATGCCCATTATGAACTGCTGAAGGAGCGGCTGAGGAAAAGGCATTACAAGGTCCTGGAAGAAAACGGGAACCTGATGGCGGAAAAGGGACGTTTTTCCCGTTGGGGCCCCTACGTCAACCATCTCGGATTGATCATCTTTTTGATCGGGGTCATGCTGCGTTTCGTGCCCGGCATGTACGTGGACGAAAGCTTAACGATCAAAGAAGGGGAAACGAAGGCCATCCCCGGGACGAACAAGCAATATTATCTGAAAAACCACGCATTCATCGTGGAGACTTACGATCCGGAAAAGGACAAGGCTTTTGAAAAAACGCTGAAAGAAAGGGGCCCGATCGTAAAAAACTACCAAACCAACGTCACCCTGTATAAGGCCGAAAGCCCCGCCGTCGCCGGCGAACAGCCGAAGTTGGAAAAAGTGAAGGATTATCAGATCCGGGTAAACCAGCCTTTAAAATTTGACCATTATTCCGTCTACCAATCGGGGTTTTTGCTGAACGAGATAAGCGCCATGACCTTCGCCCTTGCCGACAAGAAGACCGGAAAGGAGTTCGGCACCTTCCGGGTGGATTTGGAGCGGCCGCAAAAGAAGTATGACCTGCAGGAAGGATACTCGGTGGAAATCCTCAGCTATTTCCCCGATTTCGTAATGGGAGAGGACGGGGAACCGACCAGCAAATCGCAGAAGCCCAACAACCCCGCCTTCGTGTTCAAGATGGTCGCGCCGGACAAACCCGACGGGGAGATCAGCTTTGTCGCGATCCAGCAAAACCTCGAACCTGACGGGAACAATCAATATCAAATCAAGTTCAAATCCGTGGAAACGGTCAACTATTCCGGACTGACGGTCCGGAAGGATCACACCCTATGGATTCTGGCCGTCGGCGGACTGATCTTCATGATCGGCGTGATCCAAGGCTCCTACTGGAACCACCGCCGGATCTGGATCCAACGCGTCAACTCGGAGGTTTGGATCAGCGCCCATACGAACAAAAACTGGTTCAGCCTGCAAAAGGAAATCGCCCGGATACTGGAAGGCATCCGTTTGCCCGTGCCGCAGGACCAGTTGAAGGATGGGAATAAGCGAAACTTGGAGGGAGTTCTCGATGGCACAGTTGAGCAGTAA
- the ccsB gene encoding c-type cytochrome biogenesis protein CcsB, with translation MAQLSSNLLFAAFVVYLIAIGFFGGSIRQKKGLEDQYQEQKGNVSGNIAIGLTILGFLLQIGYFITRWIASGHAPVSNMFEFVTFFSIMFVGAFIIIYYLYRSATLGLFTLSIALLIIAYGSMFPRDITPLIPALQSHWLVIHVMTAAAGEGILAISFISGLIYLIKMVDQEKRSRKTAWLELVLYFLVVVLGYVLISGVFQGTGYKAEFEWIDKNGQTAVQEYHLPALVGPNGWQLQTEGRMEPFAELPPILNAKKVNTVLWSFIAGTVLYLLIRLIARKRIGEILHPLTKKMNGDLLDEISYRSVLIGFPVFSLGALVFAMIWAQIAWSRFWGWDPKEVWALITWLFYAAFLHLRISRGWHGEKSAWLAVIGFAIIMFNLVFVNLVIAGLHSYAAP, from the coding sequence ATGGCACAGTTGAGCAGTAATCTTCTTTTCGCCGCCTTTGTCGTTTACTTGATCGCCATTGGTTTTTTCGGCGGCTCCATCCGGCAGAAAAAGGGCCTGGAAGACCAATATCAGGAACAAAAAGGGAATGTGAGCGGCAATATCGCCATCGGTTTGACGATCTTGGGTTTTCTCCTGCAGATCGGATATTTTATCACGCGATGGATCGCTTCCGGCCATGCGCCCGTCAGCAACATGTTTGAATTTGTAACCTTTTTCAGCATCATGTTCGTCGGCGCCTTTATCATCATTTATTATCTCTACCGGTCGGCCACCCTCGGGCTCTTCACCCTGTCCATCGCCCTATTGATTATCGCCTACGGAAGCATGTTCCCGCGGGACATCACCCCGCTGATCCCGGCCCTGCAAAGCCACTGGCTCGTCATTCACGTCATGACGGCGGCCGCGGGGGAAGGAATCCTGGCGATCAGCTTTATTTCCGGACTCATTTATTTGATCAAAATGGTGGACCAGGAAAAACGGTCAAGAAAAACCGCCTGGCTGGAGCTGGTCCTCTATTTCCTCGTCGTCGTCCTCGGGTATGTCCTGATTTCCGGCGTATTTCAGGGAACGGGGTATAAGGCGGAATTTGAATGGATTGACAAAAACGGGCAAACCGCCGTCCAGGAATACCACCTTCCGGCGCTCGTCGGCCCGAACGGCTGGCAGCTGCAGACGGAGGGCCGGATGGAACCTTTCGCCGAACTTCCGCCGATTTTGAACGCGAAGAAGGTCAACACCGTCTTATGGTCGTTCATTGCCGGCACCGTCCTTTACCTGTTGATCCGGCTCATCGCCAGGAAGCGGATCGGGGAGATTTTGCACCCCTTGACGAAAAAAATGAACGGGGATTTGCTCGATGAAATCAGTTATCGTTCCGTCCTCATCGGATTTCCCGTATTTTCCCTCGGCGCCCTCGTCTTTGCCATGATCTGGGCGCAGATCGCCTGGTCGAGATTCTGGGGCTGGGATCCGAAGGAAGTCTGGGCCCTCATCACCTGGCTGTTTTACGCCGCCTTCCTCCATTTGCGGATCTCCCGGGGCTGGCACGGGGAAAAATCCGCCTGGCTGGCGGTGATCGGTTTCGCCATCATCATGTTCAACCTGGTGTTCGTCAATCTGGTCATTGCCGGGCTGCACAGCTATGCGGCACCATGA
- a CDS encoding response regulator transcription factor: protein MDKEVKILVVDDEERIRRLLKMYLERENYLIDEAADGNTALKKALENNYDLILLDLMLPGKDGIEVCKELREKKATPVIMLTAKGEEANRVQGFEVGTDDYIVKPFSPREVVLRVKALLRRASTTSYLQTDTSAKDVLVYPHLTIDNDAHRVLADGVEVSLTPKEYDLLYFLAKTPDKVFDREQLLKEVWHYEFFGDLRTVDTHVKRLREKLSKVSEDAAKMIVTVWGVGYKFEVVNE from the coding sequence ATGGATAAAGAAGTGAAAATATTAGTGGTGGATGACGAGGAAAGGATTCGCAGGCTGTTGAAAATGTACCTGGAGCGGGAAAATTACCTCATCGATGAAGCGGCGGACGGAAATACCGCCCTGAAGAAGGCGCTGGAAAACAATTACGACCTGATTTTGCTCGATCTCATGCTTCCCGGAAAGGACGGCATCGAGGTCTGCAAGGAATTGCGGGAAAAGAAGGCGACGCCCGTCATCATGCTCACGGCCAAAGGGGAAGAAGCCAACCGGGTGCAGGGCTTTGAAGTGGGGACCGATGATTACATCGTCAAGCCCTTCAGCCCCCGGGAAGTGGTCCTCCGCGTCAAGGCCCTGCTCCGGAGGGCGAGCACGACCAGCTATTTGCAAACCGATACGTCCGCCAAGGATGTGTTGGTCTATCCCCATTTGACCATTGACAACGACGCCCACCGGGTGCTGGCCGACGGGGTGGAAGTCAGCCTGACCCCGAAGGAATACGATCTGCTCTACTTCTTGGCCAAAACTCCGGACAAGGTGTTCGACCGGGAACAGCTGTTAAAAGAAGTGTGGCATTATGAATTTTTCGGCGATCTCCGGACCGTCGACACCCATGTGAAGCGTCTGCGGGAAAAATTGAGCAAGGTTTCCGAGGATGCCGCCAAAATGATCGTCACCGTCTGGGGCGTAGGCTACAAGTTTGAGGTCGTGAATGAATGA
- a CDS encoding ATP-binding protein codes for MIWKSVVGKLWATILLLVACVLFILTILLMQFFRNYILDEMTGQLMSTASKIAVMLKHNEDTRTGLDVAWELISEETKVVVVTDDNRVYYSPNQRGEKLSPSYFRNDPDFSEVFSEGETVQKRIRLPEEGDAGRDGEEVLVIGKPLNEGNGKKGAVFVYQSLAVMKETSRATTRLIFLAAVIAFIMTTVFAFFLSTRITSPLRKMRVAAFEVARGKFDTKVPKLTNDEIGELATAFNQMRKKLKINMHALNQEKEQLAGILKSMADGVITFSKDGTILLTNPPAESFLQLWYYEQGGDDLQQLPPALVDLFAKAVETEQEQVGEVSFQGRYWTVIVSPLYTEGNIRGAVAVLRDMTREKKLDKLRNDFVANVSHELRTPIAMLQGYSEALIDDVVTTEEERKEFIKVINEESERMGRLVNELLDLARMQSDQFQLKIEQVPIKPFCNRVIKKFAGLAREKNISLESRIESGDESFPFDPDRMEQVLTNLIDNALRHTPEGGRVEIRQGIRDDKLWLEVSDNGSGIPEEDLPFVFERFYKADKARTRGRSGTGLGLAIVKNIVDAHRGTIEVKSKIGQGTTFTVMIPRK; via the coding sequence ATGATCTGGAAAAGCGTTGTCGGCAAGCTTTGGGCGACCATTCTCCTGCTCGTCGCCTGCGTCCTCTTCATATTGACCATCCTGCTGATGCAATTTTTCCGGAACTACATTTTGGACGAAATGACCGGCCAATTGATGAGCACCGCGTCCAAAATCGCGGTGATGCTGAAGCATAACGAGGATACGCGGACCGGTTTGGACGTGGCCTGGGAACTGATCAGCGAAGAAACGAAGGTCGTGGTCGTAACCGATGACAACCGGGTCTACTATTCGCCGAACCAAAGGGGAGAAAAGCTGTCCCCGTCCTATTTCCGGAACGATCCGGACTTTTCCGAAGTGTTTTCCGAAGGGGAAACGGTGCAGAAACGCATCCGTCTGCCGGAGGAAGGGGACGCCGGAAGGGACGGCGAGGAGGTTCTGGTCATCGGCAAGCCTTTGAACGAGGGAAACGGGAAAAAGGGCGCCGTGTTCGTCTACCAGTCGCTTGCGGTCATGAAGGAAACGAGCCGGGCCACGACCCGACTGATCTTCTTGGCCGCTGTCATCGCCTTTATCATGACGACCGTTTTTGCCTTTTTCCTGTCGACCCGAATCACTTCCCCATTAAGGAAGATGCGGGTTGCCGCCTTTGAAGTGGCCAGGGGAAAATTCGACACCAAGGTTCCGAAACTGACCAACGATGAAATCGGGGAATTGGCCACCGCCTTCAACCAGATGCGCAAAAAACTGAAGATCAACATGCATGCCCTGAATCAGGAGAAGGAACAATTGGCGGGGATATTGAAAAGCATGGCGGACGGCGTGATCACCTTCAGCAAGGACGGAACGATCCTTCTGACCAATCCCCCCGCCGAGTCCTTCCTCCAGCTCTGGTATTACGAACAGGGGGGCGATGATCTGCAGCAGCTGCCGCCTGCCCTCGTGGATCTGTTCGCCAAAGCGGTGGAGACGGAGCAGGAACAGGTCGGGGAAGTTTCCTTCCAGGGGCGGTATTGGACGGTGATCGTCAGCCCCCTGTACACTGAAGGAAATATCCGCGGCGCGGTGGCCGTCCTCCGGGACATGACGAGGGAAAAGAAGCTGGATAAGCTGCGAAACGACTTCGTCGCCAACGTCTCCCACGAATTGCGCACGCCTATCGCGATGTTGCAGGGTTACAGCGAGGCGCTGATCGACGACGTGGTGACCACGGAAGAGGAGAGAAAGGAATTTATCAAAGTCATCAACGAAGAATCGGAACGGATGGGCAGGCTCGTCAACGAACTTTTGGACTTGGCGAGGATGCAGTCGGACCAGTTCCAATTGAAAATCGAGCAGGTTCCCATCAAGCCGTTCTGCAACCGGGTCATCAAAAAATTCGCCGGGCTGGCGAGGGAAAAGAATATCTCCCTGGAATCCCGCATCGAGTCCGGCGACGAATCTTTTCCCTTCGATCCCGACAGGATGGAACAGGTGCTGACCAATCTGATCGACAACGCCCTCCGCCATACGCCGGAAGGCGGAAGGGTGGAAATCCGCCAAGGGATCCGGGATGACAAACTGTGGCTGGAAGTGTCCGACAACGGATCCGGGATCCCGGAGGAAGACCTCCCCTTCGTCTTCGAACGTTTTTACAAGGCGGACAAGGCAAGGACGCGGGGAAGGTCCGGGACGGGCCTCGGCCTGGCCATCGTAAAGAACATCGTGGACGCCCACCGGGGAACGATCGAAGTGAAGAGCAAAATCGGCCAAGGTACGACTTTTACGGTGATGATCCCGCGAAAATGA
- the sigX gene encoding RNA polymerase sigma factor SigX has product MDSVFHEIYKNYHQDVFQFLFYLVKDRELAEDLMQEVYIRVLKSYGNFEGKSSVKTWLLSIARNVAIDHFRKEKNWKKRIFSRFDWKENQLRDVQPLPEDTAIMNEKAKLLYRCLDLCTVDQKAVLISRYIYDLSIKETAEVLGWSESKVKTTQHRALKALKREMESVLNKEVGDE; this is encoded by the coding sequence ATGGACTCCGTATTTCATGAAATATACAAAAACTACCATCAGGATGTCTTCCAATTTCTTTTTTATTTGGTAAAGGACAGGGAACTTGCGGAAGACTTGATGCAGGAAGTTTATATAAGGGTTTTGAAATCCTACGGGAATTTTGAAGGGAAAAGCAGCGTGAAAACGTGGCTCCTGTCGATCGCCAGGAACGTGGCCATCGATCATTTTCGCAAGGAGAAAAACTGGAAAAAAAGGATTTTTTCCCGGTTCGATTGGAAAGAAAACCAATTGCGGGACGTTCAGCCCCTTCCCGAAGATACGGCGATCATGAATGAGAAGGCGAAGCTGCTTTACCGGTGCCTGGACCTATGTACGGTGGATCAGAAAGCCGTTTTGATCAGCCGGTATATTTACGATCTGTCGATCAAGGAAACGGCGGAGGTTTTGGGCTGGAGCGAAAGCAAGGTGAAAACGACCCAGCACCGGGCCTTGAAGGCGTTGAAACGGGAAATGGAATCGGTCTTAAACAAGGAGGTGGGGGACGAATGA
- a CDS encoding ECF transporter S component, with the protein MEKRNVKRFAAIGMLSALSYVLMLLNFPLPPFPKYLQVDFSDIPALIAAIVMGPMAGVAVELVKNVLDMITTGSETGVPVGHFANFVAGVVFILPVYAIYIRLKNKKGMAIALIAGTVTMALVMSVMNYFILLPLYVMFMNFPALSGPEALELVVTAIFPFNVVKGLMITALFMLIFAKIQDWLLKQQRAFKKA; encoded by the coding sequence ATGGAAAAAAGGAATGTGAAAAGGTTTGCCGCCATCGGCATGCTAAGTGCGCTTTCCTACGTACTGATGCTGCTCAATTTCCCGCTGCCGCCCTTTCCCAAATATTTGCAGGTGGATTTTAGCGACATTCCCGCCCTCATCGCCGCCATCGTCATGGGTCCGATGGCGGGGGTGGCCGTCGAGCTCGTCAAAAATGTATTGGACATGATCACGACGGGCAGCGAAACCGGCGTGCCGGTCGGACACTTCGCCAATTTCGTCGCGGGGGTCGTCTTCATTTTGCCGGTCTATGCCATTTATATCCGGCTGAAAAACAAAAAGGGAATGGCGATCGCCCTCATCGCCGGGACCGTCACGATGGCCCTTGTCATGAGCGTCATGAACTATTTTATTCTTCTTCCCCTCTATGTCATGTTCATGAACTTCCCGGCTTTAAGCGGCCCGGAGGCGCTGGAACTGGTCGTCACGGCCATCTTCCCGTTCAACGTGGTGAAAGGGCTGATGATTACCGCGCTTTTTATGCTCATTTTTGCAAAAATCCAGGATTGGCTGCTGAAGCAGCAGCGGGCGTTTAAAAAGGCATGA